A DNA window from Polynucleobacter sp. AP-Titi-500A-B4 contains the following coding sequences:
- a CDS encoding propionate--CoA ligase, translating into MSYKAHHERSIKDPDGFWGEQAKLIHWEKPFDKVLNYDNPPFAKWFEGGLTNLCYNAVDRHYKTNPDQTALVAVSTETNQEKAYTFKELYEEVNRMAAIYKANGIKKGDRVLIYMPMIAEACFAMLACARIGAIHSVVFGGFASHSLASRIDDAKPKMVVTAEAGMRGGKAVPYKPLLDEAITLASYKPEKVLIVNRGLSEFTTVAGRDLDYASERKKHLNDLVPIEWVDATHPSYILYTSGTTGKPKGVQRDTGGYAVALMSTMNHIFCGKAGETMFTTSDIGWVVGHSYIIYGPLLNGMATIMYEGTPLRPDAGIWWELVAKYKVSVMFSAPTAVRVLKKQDPEYLTKHDLSTLRALFLAGEPLDEPTASWIHDAIKKPIVDNYWQTETGWPMLAIQRGVEVMPHKFGSPGVPSFGYNMKLLDDATSAELGPDQKGVIAIEGPLPPGCMQTVWGDDKRFISTYWETIPGKLIYSTFDWGIKDKDGYFFILGRTDDVINVAGHRLGTREIEESISSHPNISEVAVVGIEDKLKGQAAIAFVIPKDASKAENLEKECMKTVDSQLGAIARPGRVYVVTALPKTRSGKIVRRALQAVAEGRDPGDISTMEDQTVLAQIKTIIEQGAAA; encoded by the coding sequence ATGTCCTATAAAGCACATCACGAACGCTCAATAAAAGACCCAGATGGATTTTGGGGTGAGCAGGCCAAGTTGATTCATTGGGAAAAACCATTTGATAAGGTTCTGAACTACGACAACCCGCCATTTGCTAAATGGTTTGAGGGCGGTCTTACTAATCTTTGTTACAACGCAGTTGATCGTCACTACAAAACTAACCCAGATCAAACTGCTTTAGTAGCGGTTTCGACAGAAACCAACCAAGAGAAGGCATACACATTCAAAGAGCTCTACGAAGAAGTCAATCGTATGGCCGCTATTTACAAAGCCAACGGCATAAAAAAAGGCGATCGCGTATTAATCTATATGCCGATGATTGCTGAAGCTTGCTTTGCAATGCTCGCTTGTGCTCGTATTGGGGCAATTCATTCTGTAGTATTCGGAGGTTTTGCGTCCCATAGCTTGGCTTCTCGTATTGATGATGCAAAACCCAAAATGGTGGTGACTGCAGAAGCTGGTATGCGCGGCGGTAAAGCAGTTCCATACAAGCCATTGTTGGATGAGGCAATCACACTAGCTAGTTACAAGCCAGAAAAAGTCTTGATCGTGAATCGTGGCCTTTCTGAATTCACTACAGTAGCTGGAAGAGACTTGGACTATGCCTCTGAGCGCAAAAAACACCTCAATGATCTGGTTCCAATTGAATGGGTAGATGCAACCCACCCCTCTTATATTTTGTATACCTCTGGTACCACTGGAAAACCAAAGGGCGTTCAACGTGATACCGGTGGTTATGCGGTTGCATTGATGTCCACGATGAATCACATCTTCTGTGGCAAAGCTGGTGAAACCATGTTCACCACCTCTGACATTGGTTGGGTAGTTGGGCACAGCTACATTATTTATGGTCCACTACTCAATGGCATGGCGACGATCATGTATGAGGGTACGCCATTGCGTCCTGATGCAGGTATCTGGTGGGAGTTGGTTGCTAAATACAAAGTCTCCGTCATGTTCTCTGCACCGACCGCTGTTCGGGTTCTCAAAAAACAAGATCCTGAATACTTAACTAAGCATGATCTTTCTACATTACGTGCATTGTTCCTGGCAGGCGAGCCGCTTGATGAACCAACCGCAAGTTGGATTCATGATGCGATTAAGAAACCGATTGTGGATAACTACTGGCAGACCGAAACTGGCTGGCCAATGTTAGCGATTCAACGTGGTGTAGAAGTGATGCCCCACAAGTTTGGCTCACCTGGCGTCCCGTCTTTTGGCTACAACATGAAACTCTTGGATGATGCGACCTCCGCTGAGCTAGGGCCTGATCAAAAAGGGGTGATTGCCATTGAAGGTCCGCTACCTCCGGGCTGTATGCAAACCGTATGGGGCGATGACAAGCGTTTTATTAGCACTTATTGGGAAACGATCCCTGGTAAGTTGATTTATTCCACCTTTGACTGGGGTATCAAAGATAAAGATGGATATTTCTTTATCTTGGGTCGTACTGATGATGTGATTAACGTTGCAGGTCACCGACTTGGTACTCGCGAAATTGAGGAAAGTATCTCTAGCCATCCCAATATTTCTGAAGTGGCTGTGGTTGGCATCGAGGACAAGCTTAAAGGTCAGGCTGCGATTGCATTTGTGATTCCAAAAGACGCCTCTAAGGCAGAAAACTTGGAAAAAGAGTGTATGAAAACTGTGGATAGCCAACTGGGTGCGATTGCTCGACCTGGTCGTGTTTATGTTGTCACGGCATTGCCAAAGACCCGTTCGGGTAAGATCGTTCGCCGTGCATTGCAAGCGGTTGCAGAAGGGCGTGATCCTGGTGATATCAGTACCATGGAAGATCAGACTGTCTTAGCTCAAATCAAGACCATCATTGAGCAAGGTGCCGCTGCGTAA
- a CDS encoding transglycosylase SLT domain-containing protein has translation MRLIYTAIVIAVFLSGCASTGDWSSDTPTKPGSKASKATRVNLQSQSVSKVYAPSDNLWIRIRDGFQMEPLNSPLEIEQVRWLSARPDYVHRSMARSSRYLFYIVQEVNARNMPTEIALLPFVESAFVTNAKSSAKAVGLWQFMPATGKDFQLTQNVFRDERRDVLQSTDAALDYLQRLHKQFGSWELALAAYNWGAGNVSKAQKRNLAAGLPTDYESLTMPRETRMYVPKLMAYRAIVLDPSAYGIVLPELENHPYFVAVEVGSDIDVSLAIKLAEIPEDEFHSLNPSFNKPVILSNANQQILLPFGHAEIFQDNLKKYSKPLSSWTAVKVSKTESVDQAAKTLGVDPDALRQVNGIPKGMRIKAGSTVIIPKVGSRAGDVSSAMADNASLSLEKPPPPAPKCPKPAKGAKNAKAVKCGPAKPNNATPSVASKGNSSQKNAASQHKSASTGLAKSAKNGSSAPVSNSSSNKGASKNP, from the coding sequence ATGCGTTTGATCTATACGGCAATAGTCATTGCCGTTTTTTTATCTGGTTGCGCCAGCACAGGAGATTGGTCCTCAGATACGCCGACTAAGCCAGGGTCCAAAGCATCTAAGGCGACGCGAGTCAACCTTCAGAGCCAGTCCGTGAGCAAGGTCTACGCACCTTCAGATAACTTGTGGATTCGCATTCGGGATGGATTCCAAATGGAACCCCTGAATAGCCCTCTCGAGATTGAGCAAGTGCGTTGGCTTAGTGCCCGCCCAGATTATGTACATCGCTCTATGGCACGTTCCTCACGCTATTTGTTTTATATCGTACAAGAAGTGAACGCACGCAACATGCCTACGGAAATTGCCTTGTTGCCCTTTGTGGAGAGCGCCTTTGTCACCAATGCGAAGTCGAGTGCAAAGGCAGTTGGCCTATGGCAATTTATGCCAGCGACTGGCAAGGATTTTCAACTGACACAAAATGTCTTTCGTGATGAACGCAGGGATGTCTTGCAATCCACTGATGCTGCCTTGGATTATTTACAACGTCTTCATAAACAATTTGGCAGCTGGGAGTTGGCATTGGCTGCATATAACTGGGGTGCAGGCAATGTGTCTAAAGCTCAGAAACGTAATCTTGCAGCAGGCTTGCCTACAGATTACGAGAGCTTAACGATGCCCCGCGAGACCCGCATGTATGTGCCCAAGCTGATGGCGTATCGCGCCATTGTGTTGGACCCATCAGCCTACGGTATTGTTTTGCCTGAACTCGAGAATCATCCTTACTTTGTTGCAGTAGAGGTAGGTAGTGATATTGATGTCTCATTAGCGATTAAGTTAGCAGAAATACCTGAAGATGAATTTCATAGTCTGAATCCATCATTCAATAAACCTGTCATCCTCAGTAACGCCAACCAGCAAATCTTATTGCCGTTCGGTCATGCTGAAATCTTTCAAGACAACCTAAAGAAATACAGCAAACCACTCTCTAGCTGGACTGCCGTCAAAGTGAGCAAGACTGAAAGTGTGGATCAAGCTGCAAAAACATTGGGTGTTGATCCGGACGCATTAAGACAAGTTAATGGTATCCCCAAGGGTATGAGAATCAAGGCAGGGTCTACTGTCATTATTCCGAAAGTCGGCAGTCGTGCAGGAGACGTTTCGTCGGCTATGGCTGATAACGCCAGCCTAAGCCTTGAAAAACCACCTCCACCAGCCCCTAAATGCCCGAAACCAGCCAAAGGCGCTAAGAATGCCAAAGCTGTGAAATGTGGGCCAGCAAAACCGAATAATGCAACCCCTTCAGTTGCTTCTAAGGGTAATTCTTCTCAAAAAAATGCTGCATCTCAGCATAAATCCGCATCGACAGGGCTTGCAAAATCTGCGAAAAATGGTAGTTCGGCGCCCGTTAGCAACAGTTCAAGTAATAAAGGGGCGAGCAAAAACCCGTAA
- the gloB gene encoding hydroxyacylglutathione hydrolase: MDKNTLLQVWPIPAFDDNYIWCIHDGKSALVVDPGDSAPVLEYLTQAELKLKGILVTHHHADHTGGILNLLNALGPNIPVYGPVGDNIPGRTVIGMEGDKIEIESPRISLKVYEVPGHTLSHISYFANMQANVVEPMLFCGDTLFASGCGRLFEGTPTQMTESLAKFAAFPKNTLVYCTHEYTLSNIRFALAVEPNNVNLISWSERAQELRKKGLPTLPTTIGQELQVNPFMRSDQDDVIASAKTISGQLELPSPAHVLAVIRAWKDRF, from the coding sequence ATGGATAAGAATACTTTATTGCAAGTTTGGCCCATTCCAGCCTTTGATGACAACTACATCTGGTGTATCCATGATGGAAAGTCTGCATTGGTGGTTGATCCGGGTGATTCAGCCCCTGTTTTGGAATATCTGACACAGGCTGAGCTAAAGCTTAAGGGTATTTTGGTAACGCATCACCATGCTGACCATACAGGCGGCATTCTGAATCTATTAAATGCATTGGGACCAAATATTCCGGTCTATGGTCCTGTTGGCGACAATATTCCCGGTCGTACAGTGATTGGTATGGAGGGCGACAAGATAGAGATTGAATCTCCGCGCATCAGCCTTAAGGTGTATGAGGTGCCTGGCCACACTTTAAGCCACATATCCTACTTTGCAAACATGCAGGCTAATGTTGTTGAGCCTATGTTGTTCTGTGGCGATACCTTATTCGCTTCCGGTTGTGGCCGATTATTCGAAGGCACACCAACTCAGATGACTGAGTCATTAGCCAAGTTTGCTGCCTTTCCTAAAAATACTTTGGTGTACTGCACCCATGAATACACCTTATCCAACATTCGTTTTGCTTTGGCAGTCGAACCTAATAATGTAAATTTAATTTCTTGGTCAGAGCGTGCACAAGAGTTGCGGAAAAAAGGGCTGCCAACCCTACCAACAACGATCGGGCAAGAGCTACAAGTTAACCCGTTTATGCGAAGTGATCAGGACGATGTAATAGCATCGGCCAAAACGATTTCTGGTCAGTTAGAACTGCCATCACCAGCGCATGTATTGGCTGTCATACGTGCCTGGAAAGACCGATTCTGA
- a CDS encoding class I SAM-dependent methyltransferase, with product MPAPPWSSWEKWLQSPPGRYVLRWEQKCFDQIVADVFGFHAVQIGLPQINALSENRMPLHALLVHSHDSRKVAQRFAWHIIEGSNTELPFANESIDLMVLPHVLEFAADPHHILREVDRVLRPEGRLVISGFNPASLWGARQYLSRLIGNPYLPRDGQFIGLLRVKDWLQLLNYSLDRGHFGCYKFPLQGESSMNRMDFLESMGNRWWPIFGAVFLVSAIKRHQGMRLIGQVQSVRLPAINQLAPAAERNQLRNTLKKTQSK from the coding sequence ATGCCTGCACCCCCTTGGAGCTCTTGGGAAAAGTGGCTCCAGTCACCTCCTGGCCGATATGTACTGCGCTGGGAGCAAAAGTGCTTTGATCAAATTGTGGCTGATGTCTTTGGCTTTCATGCCGTACAAATTGGCTTACCCCAAATTAATGCCTTGAGCGAGAACCGCATGCCTTTGCATGCACTTTTGGTTCATTCTCATGACAGCCGCAAGGTCGCGCAACGCTTTGCTTGGCACATCATCGAAGGTAGCAATACCGAACTCCCTTTTGCTAACGAAAGTATTGATCTCATGGTTTTGCCGCACGTTCTTGAATTTGCTGCAGACCCTCATCACATTTTGCGCGAAGTCGATCGCGTCCTGCGCCCGGAAGGTCGCTTGGTTATATCTGGATTTAATCCAGCCAGTTTGTGGGGCGCAAGACAATATCTCAGCAGACTCATCGGCAATCCTTATCTTCCAAGAGACGGTCAATTTATCGGCCTCTTACGCGTCAAAGATTGGTTGCAACTTTTAAATTACTCACTGGATCGCGGTCACTTTGGTTGTTATAAATTTCCACTACAAGGCGAATCTTCCATGAACCGTATGGACTTCTTAGAGTCCATGGGTAACCGTTGGTGGCCTATCTTTGGGGCTGTGTTTTTAGTATCCGCAATCAAGCGACACCAGGGCATGAGGTTGATTGGACAAGTGCAGTCAGTACGCCTACCGGCTATTAATCAATTAGCGCCTGCTGCTGAACGCAATCAATTGCGCAACACGCTTAAGAAAACTCAAAGCAAGTAA
- the rnhA gene encoding ribonuclease HI: protein MPHNKPEHHPPHIVIYTDGACKGNPGPGGWGAVLRSGNHEKQIHGGEKLTTNNRMEISAVIFALRALKQRSSVELWTDSQYVQKGVTEWLEGWKKRGWKTASRDPVKNADLWQELDALLPDHEISWHWVRGHNGHPGNELADQLANKGVEEFLP, encoded by the coding sequence ATGCCTCATAACAAACCCGAACATCATCCACCTCATATCGTGATCTACACCGATGGTGCCTGCAAAGGCAATCCTGGACCTGGGGGCTGGGGTGCGGTCCTGCGTTCAGGCAATCATGAAAAGCAGATTCATGGTGGAGAAAAGCTCACCACTAACAATCGGATGGAAATAAGCGCTGTCATTTTTGCCCTGCGCGCACTAAAGCAAAGAAGCTCAGTTGAGCTTTGGACCGACTCCCAATATGTCCAAAAAGGGGTCACAGAATGGCTAGAGGGCTGGAAAAAGCGTGGCTGGAAGACTGCCAGTAGAGACCCCGTTAAAAACGCCGATTTATGGCAAGAATTGGACGCTCTACTGCCTGATCACGAGATTTCTTGGCACTGGGTCAGAGGCCACAATGGTCACCCCGGAAACGAGCTAGCCGATCAACTAGCTAACAAAGGGGTTGAAGAGTTTTTGCCCTAG
- a CDS encoding efflux RND transporter periplasmic adaptor subunit: MSKIESSLDQLVAKLGQLKNVGKARLCALWQKASPQVGKLKQLDFATVKAIAIQYKWRILLVIIILYAGSKAYDYFFPASTKGGGPQTITSVVVEKKDIPLIIEATGTIVSSNIVDIRPMVTNTVAKVHIKDGDEVKEGQILFTLDDRNDKANYEKLRALADDAQKQYLRAKELVDKNFISKAGLETSLANAKSAQAAAKSAEVQLSFDSIRSPINGRAGIINVFPGSLVQASNAVVSTTNAASTSTTSSMVTITQLDPINVQFVVPEKDIPILLEGKQADKPLTVQVTVGGDNKNVYEGQVFVVDNQVDPSIAAVRVRAQMANPKMTLLPGQFARVTLNANTIKDGLAVPSEAIVISPKGRLLYVVDKDNKVSAKPVKVTYEYQGTSVVTGIESGDRVVVEGKQNLRPGSKVREAKELKAKTAESPAPSTANTSEKK; the protein is encoded by the coding sequence GTGTCAAAAATAGAATCTTCTCTCGATCAGTTAGTCGCCAAGTTGGGTCAACTTAAAAATGTTGGCAAAGCCCGTTTGTGCGCTCTATGGCAAAAAGCATCTCCACAAGTCGGCAAATTAAAACAACTTGATTTTGCGACAGTCAAAGCAATTGCCATTCAATATAAATGGCGTATCTTATTGGTCATCATCATTTTGTATGCCGGCTCTAAAGCCTACGACTACTTTTTTCCAGCGAGTACCAAAGGTGGCGGACCGCAAACCATTACTAGCGTCGTTGTTGAAAAGAAAGACATTCCCCTAATTATTGAGGCCACTGGGACTATTGTATCTAGCAATATTGTTGATATCCGCCCTATGGTTACCAACACTGTGGCAAAAGTTCACATTAAAGATGGCGACGAAGTTAAAGAGGGTCAAATCTTATTTACCTTAGATGATCGCAATGACAAAGCAAATTATGAGAAGTTAAGAGCCTTGGCTGATGATGCCCAAAAGCAGTATTTACGCGCCAAAGAGCTAGTAGATAAAAACTTTATTTCAAAAGCTGGCCTTGAAACCTCCTTGGCAAATGCAAAATCAGCACAAGCCGCAGCCAAGTCTGCTGAAGTGCAACTTTCATTTGACTCGATTCGCTCCCCCATTAATGGAAGAGCTGGAATCATCAACGTATTTCCTGGATCTTTAGTGCAAGCAAGCAACGCGGTTGTGAGCACCACGAATGCAGCATCTACTTCGACCACTAGTTCGATGGTTACTATCACCCAGCTAGATCCTATTAATGTCCAATTTGTCGTCCCAGAAAAAGATATCCCGATTCTTTTAGAAGGCAAACAGGCAGATAAGCCACTGACTGTTCAAGTTACCGTTGGCGGTGACAATAAAAATGTTTATGAAGGGCAAGTCTTCGTTGTTGACAATCAAGTTGACCCCTCCATTGCAGCCGTTCGTGTTCGGGCACAAATGGCCAATCCTAAAATGACATTACTACCTGGTCAATTTGCCAGAGTCACCCTCAATGCCAATACCATCAAGGATGGACTTGCTGTCCCCTCTGAAGCAATTGTGATTAGCCCAAAGGGACGCTTACTTTATGTGGTCGATAAAGACAATAAAGTCTCTGCCAAGCCTGTGAAAGTAACCTATGAGTACCAAGGTACTTCCGTAGTGACCGGAATTGAATCTGGCGACAGAGTGGTTGTGGAAGGTAAGCAAAACTTACGGCCTGGCAGCAAGGTTCGTGAGGCAAAAGAGCTAAAGGCTAAAACTGCAGAAAGTCCTGCTCCATCAACCGCCAATACTTCTGAGAAAAAATGA
- a CDS encoding efflux RND transporter permease subunit, which yields MTLSEICIRRPVMTVLLSVATVIAGAVAYFNIPVAALPSFNTPIISVSASLPGASPENMASSVALPLEKEFSTIDGIKVISSTNTLGTTSITLEFNTDRDIDKAAVDVQAALLRAQRRLPIEMTVPPSYRKVNPADTAVLVIRMSSPSMSLSEINAYAENLLSPSISTITGVSQVLVYGAKRYAVRVNVRPDALGNRNITMEELATAINKANTNSPVGTLDGPRQLITIYANPQLVKADEFADLVIAQRNGLPVYLRDVADVQESFEDVKTFATAAGERSIAIGILRQPNANTVDVVNSVKKLLPTFKEQMPASIKLTLINDRSLSIIEAIHDVNITLILTILLVVLVIFLFLKRISATLIPSISLPISLIGAFFLLYFLGYSLDNISLLGITLAVGLVVDDAIVVLENIMRYIEEGMDPLKASLKGSKEVGFTIISISISLVAVFIPLFFMAGPIGLLFREFAVVVSLSILVSAVVSLTVVPMLCSRFLPKPGHHAKEYAITKKFDQLFDWTLKVYVHYLDKALKNRKVVLWGAISTFFITVALFIYSPKGFFPEEDIGQITATTEASEDTSFKAMLALQDRAAEIVNNDPNVATSISILGGGQSAGRNTGRFFIILKPKGDREKMSKVIEGLRNKFKEIPGLQVYMRPVQNLQLGGRSSKSRYQFTLQSVGFEGVNEWADKMAQKMRADPIFRDVTSDSQLKGLNVKIEINREQAALAGVTIADIRAALYNSFGERQVSTIYTPVNTYYAILETAETDRQFETDLNKVFVRGRSTDKLIPLSSLATFVRTVGPTAVNHQGQIPAVTISFNLAPDVFLGDATKAIDKFQREIDLPPSIITSYGGDAAVFKDNQSGQVILILAALGVIYILLGCLYESYIHPLTILAGLPSAAIGAILSLRIFGFELTIVASIGILLLIGIVKKNAILMIDFALEAQRTKGLSPEKAIREACILRFRPIMMTTVAALMGALPIALGLGAGAELRQPLGISVAGGLIFSQFVTLIITPVIYLYLDKYAGNGPMEIPPSVLEGT from the coding sequence ATGACACTTTCTGAGATATGTATTAGACGCCCCGTCATGACGGTGCTGCTATCTGTAGCTACCGTTATTGCCGGAGCTGTTGCTTATTTCAATATTCCTGTTGCAGCACTACCTAGTTTTAATACGCCGATTATTTCTGTAAGTGCAAGCCTACCAGGTGCATCGCCTGAAAACATGGCTTCATCTGTAGCGTTACCACTAGAAAAAGAATTCTCCACAATCGACGGCATCAAGGTTATTAGCTCAACCAATACCTTGGGCACTACCAGTATTACCCTTGAATTTAATACTGATCGCGATATCGATAAAGCAGCAGTTGATGTGCAGGCTGCCCTGCTAAGAGCCCAAAGGCGTTTACCGATTGAAATGACGGTGCCACCCTCATACCGTAAAGTAAACCCAGCAGATACTGCGGTATTGGTGATTCGGATGAGCTCTCCCTCCATGAGTCTCTCGGAGATTAACGCCTATGCTGAGAACCTCCTTTCACCATCCATCTCGACTATTACTGGTGTTTCACAAGTATTGGTATATGGCGCCAAAAGATACGCTGTTCGGGTTAATGTTCGCCCAGATGCCCTGGGTAATCGCAACATCACCATGGAAGAACTTGCAACAGCCATCAATAAGGCCAACACCAACAGTCCTGTAGGTACGCTAGATGGCCCACGTCAACTCATCACGATCTACGCCAATCCACAGTTGGTCAAAGCAGATGAGTTTGCAGACTTGGTAATAGCCCAGCGTAATGGTCTCCCCGTCTACCTTCGTGACGTAGCAGATGTTCAGGAAAGTTTTGAAGACGTCAAAACATTTGCAACTGCTGCGGGTGAACGCTCGATTGCGATTGGCATTCTGCGTCAGCCTAATGCAAACACTGTTGATGTTGTTAATTCGGTCAAGAAGCTTTTGCCTACCTTTAAAGAGCAAATGCCTGCATCGATTAAGTTAACCTTGATCAATGACCGCTCCCTCTCAATTATTGAAGCAATACACGACGTCAACATAACCCTAATATTGACAATATTATTAGTGGTGCTGGTCATCTTCTTATTTTTAAAGCGCATATCGGCTACCTTAATCCCCTCTATTAGCTTGCCGATTTCGTTAATTGGCGCATTCTTTCTGCTGTATTTTTTAGGTTATAGCCTAGACAACATTTCACTGCTGGGTATTACTCTTGCTGTAGGTTTAGTGGTGGACGATGCCATTGTGGTGCTAGAAAATATCATGCGCTACATTGAAGAAGGCATGGATCCGCTAAAAGCCTCACTCAAAGGTAGCAAAGAAGTTGGCTTTACGATCATCTCGATTTCGATCTCTCTAGTGGCTGTCTTTATTCCGCTATTTTTTATGGCTGGTCCAATTGGCCTACTCTTTAGAGAATTTGCAGTAGTCGTTTCCTTGTCTATTTTAGTTTCCGCAGTGGTCTCTCTGACGGTTGTGCCAATGCTTTGCAGCAGGTTTCTTCCAAAACCTGGGCACCATGCCAAAGAATATGCAATCACCAAAAAATTTGACCAACTATTCGATTGGACTCTAAAGGTTTATGTCCACTATTTAGATAAAGCATTAAAAAATCGTAAGGTAGTTTTATGGGGCGCAATTTCTACCTTCTTTATTACAGTGGCTTTGTTTATCTATAGTCCAAAAGGCTTTTTCCCTGAAGAAGATATTGGGCAAATTACTGCCACTACTGAAGCATCTGAAGATACTTCATTTAAAGCGATGCTAGCCCTACAAGATCGTGCAGCAGAAATTGTCAATAACGATCCCAATGTTGCTACCTCTATTTCCATCCTGGGCGGCGGTCAAAGCGCCGGTAGAAATACCGGTCGATTCTTCATCATTCTCAAGCCCAAAGGCGATAGAGAAAAGATGAGCAAAGTGATTGAGGGTTTACGCAATAAGTTCAAAGAAATTCCAGGCCTTCAGGTCTATATGCGCCCAGTTCAAAATCTACAATTGGGTGGTCGCTCTAGTAAAAGCCGTTACCAATTCACACTACAGAGCGTAGGCTTTGAAGGAGTAAATGAGTGGGCAGATAAGATGGCTCAAAAAATGCGTGCTGACCCAATTTTTAGGGATGTCACAAGTGATTCGCAGCTAAAAGGTCTGAACGTCAAGATTGAAATTAACCGTGAACAAGCCGCCCTTGCAGGCGTAACGATTGCCGATATTCGCGCGGCACTCTATAACTCTTTTGGCGAGCGACAGGTATCCACAATCTACACACCCGTGAATACCTACTACGCCATCCTTGAAACAGCTGAAACCGATAGGCAGTTTGAAACCGACTTGAATAAGGTGTTCGTTAGAGGTAGATCCACCGATAAGTTAATACCACTTTCTAGCTTGGCAACGTTTGTAAGAACCGTTGGACCTACTGCTGTTAATCACCAAGGGCAAATCCCTGCAGTGACAATCTCTTTTAACTTAGCCCCAGATGTATTTTTGGGTGACGCCACTAAAGCGATAGATAAATTTCAGAGAGAAATTGATTTACCCCCTTCAATCATCACAAGCTATGGTGGTGATGCAGCTGTATTTAAAGACAACCAGTCCGGGCAAGTTATTTTGATTCTGGCAGCGCTTGGCGTCATTTATATATTGCTAGGATGTTTATATGAAAGCTATATTCATCCATTGACCATTCTGGCGGGATTGCCCTCTGCAGCTATTGGTGCAATTTTGTCTTTGCGCATTTTCGGCTTTGAGCTGACTATTGTGGCCTCGATTGGCATCTTACTGCTGATCGGCATCGTCAAGAAGAATGCGATCTTGATGATCGACTTTGCATTAGAGGCGCAACGTACTAAAGGCCTCTCTCCAGAAAAAGCAATTCGTGAAGCGTGTATTTTGCGTTTTCGTCCGATCATGATGACCACTGTTGCAGCCTTAATGGGTGCATTACCAATTGCCTTGGGCCTAGGTGCTGGCGCGGAGTTACGTCAACCATTGGGTATTAGTGTAGCTGGTGGTTTGATCTTCTCTCAATTTGTAACGCTGATCATTACTCCCGTGATTTATCTGTATCTAGATAAATATGCTGGCAATGGTCCTATGGAAATTCCGCCATCTGTGCTTGAGGGAACTTAA
- the dnaQ gene encoding DNA polymerase III subunit epsilon has protein sequence MRQVILDTETTGLNPATGDRIIEIGCVEVIDRRLTDRTFHYYINPERDIDAGAFAVHGLSREFLSDKPLFGNIVEQLIEFVDGAEIVIHNAAFDLGFLDNEFALLKRPPFRGLASKIIDTLLDARQMFPGKRNSLDALCDRFSISNEHRTLHGALLDAQLLAEVYIAMTRGQEDLSIDLIDYTVGADSDGHAKALPTSLKVLTASNEDLEQHEKILAEIAKSSKKDPVWSPVSTAS, from the coding sequence ATGCGTCAAGTCATTCTCGATACTGAAACTACTGGTTTAAATCCTGCAACTGGCGATCGTATTATTGAAATCGGCTGTGTTGAAGTCATTGATCGGCGCCTCACAGACCGCACTTTCCACTATTACATAAACCCCGAACGTGATATTGATGCCGGCGCTTTTGCAGTCCACGGTCTTTCTAGAGAATTTTTGTCTGACAAACCATTATTTGGAAACATCGTAGAGCAACTCATTGAATTTGTGGATGGTGCTGAAATCGTGATTCATAACGCAGCCTTTGACTTGGGCTTTTTGGATAATGAATTTGCGCTACTTAAACGACCGCCATTTCGTGGTTTAGCGTCCAAAATTATCGATACGCTTCTCGATGCACGTCAGATGTTCCCAGGTAAACGCAACTCCTTGGATGCACTGTGTGATCGCTTCTCAATCAGTAACGAGCACCGTACTCTTCACGGCGCGCTATTAGATGCCCAGTTACTAGCTGAAGTCTATATCGCCATGACGAGAGGTCAAGAAGATCTTTCTATAGATCTCATTGATTACACCGTGGGTGCTGACTCTGATGGCCATGCTAAAGCTTTACCAACTAGCCTAAAAGTCTTAACTGCAAGTAATGAAGATCTCGAGCAGCATGAAAAGATTTTGGCGGAAATCGCTAAATCGAGCAAGAAGGATCCCGTTTGGAGTCCTGTGAGTACTGCTAGCTAA